A single genomic interval of Mycolicibacterium sp. MU0053 harbors:
- a CDS encoding siderophore-interacting protein, whose translation MAGRPLHTLEVVRTEWITPHMVRVILGGKGFDAFTPKDATDSYLKIAFVPVGVDVAALERPLTLDSFGPEQRPVVRTYTVRRVDPVARELTIDFVVHGDQGVAGPWAAGAQPGDPLYLTDPNGGFSPDPAADWYLFAGDEAGTPAISTALEALPSDAVGYAFIEIADQADELELSVPDGVRLTWVYRGGRADLVSDDQAGDRAPLIEAVKAAPWLPGQVQVFIHGEAQAVMHNLRAYIRKEREVPAKWASSISGYWRRGRTEETFRQWKRELAEAEAAKPA comes from the coding sequence GTGGCGGGCCGTCCATTGCACACCCTCGAGGTGGTGCGCACCGAGTGGATCACACCGCATATGGTTCGGGTGATATTGGGCGGAAAGGGATTTGATGCCTTCACCCCGAAGGACGCCACCGATTCCTATCTGAAGATCGCCTTCGTGCCGGTCGGCGTCGACGTGGCGGCGCTCGAAAGGCCGCTGACGCTGGACAGTTTCGGGCCCGAGCAACGACCCGTGGTCCGCACCTACACGGTGCGGAGGGTCGATCCGGTGGCCCGGGAACTGACCATCGACTTCGTCGTGCACGGCGATCAGGGCGTCGCCGGGCCGTGGGCGGCGGGCGCACAACCCGGTGACCCGCTGTACCTGACCGATCCCAACGGCGGGTTTTCGCCGGATCCGGCCGCCGACTGGTACCTGTTCGCCGGCGACGAGGCCGGGACCCCGGCCATCAGCACCGCGTTGGAGGCGCTGCCCTCGGACGCGGTCGGCTACGCCTTCATCGAAATCGCGGATCAGGCCGACGAACTGGAACTGTCGGTCCCCGACGGTGTCAGGCTCACCTGGGTATACCGCGGTGGTCGGGCCGATCTGGTCTCCGATGACCAGGCCGGCGACCGGGCGCCACTGATCGAGGCGGTCAAGGCCGCGCCGTGGCTGCCCGGGCAGGTGCAGGTCTTCATCCACGGCGAGGCCCAGGCGGTGATGCACAACCTGCGGGCCTACATTCGCAAGGAACGCGAGGTGCCGGCCAAGTGGGCGTCCTCGATCTCCGGGTACTGGCGCCGCGGCCGCACCGAGGAGACCTTCCGCCAGTGGAAACGCGAACTCGCCGAGGCCGAAGCGGCCAAACCGGCCTAG
- a CDS encoding alpha/beta fold hydrolase has product MTDSSTVRTTVDLVWGPVSYCEWRPPRTPSSTVVLLHGAGVDSATLSWGRLGPDLAAAGYRVIAPDHPGFGQSPPAPWPCTQANLVAYVGEFVDALELDAYVLGGLSLGGGLTIGHVLARPERVRAALLFGTYGIMGRLSDGPLSALQQAVTAAMVKTGALSGLSRWMAGNAAMLSWSMSTLIRDPAQRTPELMAEVQAAAKAGHGFEQFAQWQRDQVGWRTQRTDYTNRLSSFRPPALIVHGTEDGGVPVAHARTAARLIPQARLVLVDGAGHWVQRDRPAEVSAAVTEFLNRVVA; this is encoded by the coding sequence ATGACCGACAGCAGCACCGTCCGCACGACCGTCGACCTGGTCTGGGGCCCGGTGAGCTACTGCGAATGGCGGCCGCCGCGTACGCCGTCCTCGACGGTGGTGTTGCTGCACGGCGCCGGCGTGGACAGCGCCACGCTGTCGTGGGGTCGGCTCGGCCCCGACCTGGCCGCCGCCGGCTACCGCGTCATCGCGCCGGACCACCCCGGATTCGGCCAGAGCCCGCCCGCGCCCTGGCCGTGCACGCAAGCCAATCTGGTCGCCTATGTCGGCGAGTTCGTCGACGCCCTGGAGTTGGACGCCTACGTGCTGGGCGGGCTTTCGCTGGGCGGCGGGCTGACGATCGGGCATGTCCTGGCCCGGCCGGAAAGAGTCCGGGCGGCACTGCTTTTCGGCACCTACGGCATCATGGGCCGGCTCTCCGACGGGCCGCTGTCGGCGCTGCAGCAGGCGGTGACCGCCGCCATGGTCAAGACCGGGGCCTTGTCCGGGTTGAGTCGTTGGATGGCCGGCAACGCGGCCATGCTGTCGTGGAGCATGTCCACCCTGATCCGCGATCCCGCGCAACGGACCCCGGAGTTGATGGCGGAGGTACAGGCCGCGGCCAAGGCCGGACACGGGTTCGAGCAGTTCGCGCAGTGGCAGCGCGATCAGGTCGGGTGGCGCACCCAGCGCACCGATTACACGAACCGGCTCTCGTCGTTCCGGCCCCCGGCGTTGATCGTCCACGGCACCGAGGACGGCGGGGTGCCGGTCGCGCACGCGCGGACCGCGGCCCGGTTGATCCCGCAGGCGCGCCTGGTGCTCGTCGACGGCGCCGGGCATTGGGTGCAGCGCGACCGGCCCGCCGAGGTGTCGGCCGCGGTGACCGAGTTCCTCAACCGGGTAGTGGCTTGA
- a CDS encoding tyrosine recombinase XerC, with the protein MSASLEVVLAEFAEHLTLEKGRSAHTRRAYLGDLRSLFDFVGARDPDADLAALTLPVLRSWLAAQAAAGAARTTVGRRTSAVKAFTAWATRRGLLAVDPAARLQVPKARRTLPAVLRQDQALDAMAAAKSGAVQGDPLALRDRLIVELLYATGIRVSELCGLDVDDVDVDRRVLRVLGKGNKQRTVPFGEPAAEALRCWLADGRPELATPDSGPPLLLGARGRRIDPRQARTVVHETVGAVAGAPAMGPHGLRHSAATHLLEGGADLRIVQELLGHSSLATTQLYTHVTVARLRAVHDQAHPRA; encoded by the coding sequence ATGTCCGCGAGCCTCGAGGTGGTCCTGGCCGAGTTCGCCGAGCACCTCACGCTGGAAAAGGGCCGCTCGGCCCACACCCGACGGGCCTACCTGGGCGATCTGCGCTCGCTGTTCGATTTCGTCGGCGCCCGCGACCCCGACGCGGACCTCGCGGCGCTGACGCTGCCGGTGCTGAGGTCCTGGCTGGCCGCGCAGGCCGCGGCCGGCGCGGCCCGCACCACGGTGGGCCGGCGCACCTCGGCGGTGAAGGCGTTCACGGCCTGGGCCACCCGCCGTGGCCTGCTCGCCGTGGACCCCGCCGCGCGCCTGCAGGTGCCCAAGGCGCGCCGGACCCTGCCCGCGGTGCTTCGCCAGGACCAGGCGCTGGATGCCATGGCCGCGGCCAAATCCGGTGCAGTTCAAGGTGATCCGCTGGCACTGCGCGACCGGCTCATTGTGGAGCTGCTGTATGCCACCGGCATTCGCGTCAGCGAGCTGTGTGGCCTGGATGTCGACGACGTCGACGTGGACCGGCGCGTGCTGCGCGTCCTGGGCAAGGGCAACAAGCAACGCACCGTGCCGTTCGGCGAACCGGCGGCCGAGGCGCTGCGATGCTGGCTGGCCGACGGTCGTCCCGAGCTGGCCACGCCGGATTCGGGACCGCCGCTGCTACTGGGCGCGCGGGGGCGCCGGATCGATCCCCGGCAGGCCCGCACCGTCGTGCACGAGACCGTCGGTGCGGTCGCCGGCGCACCCGCGATGGGGCCGCACGGTTTGCGCCACAGCGCGGCGACGCATCTGCTCGAGGGTGGCGCGGACCTGCGCATCGTGCAGGAACTGCTCGGACATTCCTCGCTGGCGACCACGCAGCTCTACACCCATGTCACCGTCGCGCGGTTGCGCGCGGTGCACGATCAGGCCCATCCGCGCGCATGA
- the metE gene encoding 5-methyltetrahydropteroyltriglutamate--homocysteine S-methyltransferase, whose amino-acid sequence MSRTQSTPFTTTTLGSPRIGPNRELKRAVERYWAGRTDRAELESVAAELRRRTWSALAEAGLDSIPVNTFSLYDHVLDTAVMLGALPPRVAAIPDELDRYFAAARGTDEVVPLEMTKWFDTNYHYIVPEIGPETSFRLHPDKVLAELDDARAQGIPARPVLVGPITFLALSKAVDGAGAPLGRLDELLPLYRDLLGRLADAGAEWVQIDEPILVTDAVDDAAQLAERAYQFLGDSHQRPAIFVATYFGAPNGALPALARTAVEAIGLDLVSGSEQAVAAVPELADKLLVAGVVDGRNIWRADLEAALGKLAALLGSAAAVAVATSCSTLHVPYSLAPETELDDALRSRLAFGAEKVTEVVTLARALRDGRDAVAEAIEASNAALATRTADPRLHVAAVRARLDSILAAGFGRGPAAERRTSQDARLKLPALPTTTIGSYPQTVEIRQARAALRSGAIDHAGYVAKMKAEVAEVIRLQEELGLDVLVHGEPERNDMVQYFAEQLDGFFASQNGWVQSYGSRCVRPPILFGDVVRQKPMTVEWITYAQSLTGKPVKGMLTGPVTILAWSFVRDDQPLADTANQVALAIRDETVDLQHAGIAIIQVDEPALRELLPLRRKDKDDYLNWAVGAFRLSTSGVNDATQIHTHLCYSEFGEVIGAIADLDADVTSVEAARSHMEIVGDLNGAGFSNSIGPGVYDIHSPRVPGTAEIAAALRLALAAVGPERLWVNPDCGLKTRHQEEVVASLRNMVDAAKQVRAAQS is encoded by the coding sequence GTGTCTCGCACGCAGTCAACCCCTTTCACCACAACCACTCTGGGCTCCCCCAGGATCGGCCCCAACCGCGAACTCAAACGTGCCGTCGAGCGCTATTGGGCCGGCCGAACCGACCGTGCCGAACTGGAATCGGTGGCCGCCGAGCTGCGGCGGCGGACCTGGTCGGCGCTGGCCGAGGCCGGCCTGGATTCGATCCCGGTCAACACGTTCTCGCTGTATGACCACGTCCTGGACACCGCCGTCATGCTGGGCGCGCTGCCACCGCGGGTCGCCGCGATCCCCGACGAGCTGGACCGGTACTTCGCCGCCGCCCGGGGCACCGATGAGGTGGTGCCGCTGGAGATGACGAAGTGGTTCGACACCAACTACCACTACATCGTGCCGGAGATCGGTCCCGAGACCTCGTTCCGCCTGCATCCCGACAAGGTGCTCGCGGAACTCGATGACGCTCGTGCACAGGGAATTCCGGCTCGCCCGGTGCTGGTCGGCCCGATCACCTTCCTGGCTTTGAGCAAGGCGGTCGACGGTGCGGGTGCGCCGCTCGGGCGCCTCGATGAGCTGTTACCGCTCTACCGTGACCTGCTGGGCCGCCTCGCCGACGCCGGCGCCGAATGGGTTCAGATCGACGAACCCATCCTGGTCACCGATGCGGTGGACGACGCCGCACAGCTGGCCGAGCGGGCCTACCAGTTTCTCGGCGACAGCCACCAGCGCCCCGCGATCTTCGTCGCCACCTACTTCGGCGCCCCCAACGGGGCGCTGCCCGCGTTGGCCCGCACCGCGGTCGAGGCCATCGGCCTGGATTTGGTGTCCGGCAGCGAGCAGGCCGTTGCGGCGGTCCCCGAACTGGCCGACAAGCTGCTGGTCGCCGGCGTGGTCGACGGCCGCAACATCTGGCGCGCGGACCTGGAAGCGGCGCTGGGCAAGCTGGCCGCACTGCTGGGCTCGGCCGCCGCGGTGGCGGTTGCTACGTCGTGTTCGACGCTGCACGTGCCGTACTCGCTGGCTCCCGAGACCGAACTCGACGACGCCCTGCGCAGCCGGCTGGCCTTCGGGGCGGAGAAGGTGACCGAGGTCGTCACGCTGGCGCGCGCGCTGCGCGACGGCCGCGACGCGGTGGCCGAGGCGATCGAGGCGTCCAACGCCGCGCTCGCCACCCGCACGGCCGACCCGCGTCTGCACGTGGCAGCGGTGCGGGCGCGGCTGGATTCCATCCTGGCCGCCGGCTTCGGCCGCGGCCCGGCCGCCGAGCGCCGCACAAGCCAGGACGCCCGGCTCAAGCTGCCCGCCCTGCCCACCACGACCATCGGCTCGTACCCGCAGACGGTCGAGATCCGCCAGGCGCGCGCCGCGCTGCGATCCGGTGCGATCGACCACGCCGGCTACGTGGCGAAGATGAAGGCCGAAGTCGCCGAGGTGATCCGGCTGCAGGAGGAACTGGGCCTGGACGTGTTGGTGCACGGCGAGCCGGAACGCAACGACATGGTGCAGTACTTCGCCGAGCAACTCGATGGATTCTTCGCCAGCCAGAACGGCTGGGTGCAGTCCTATGGCAGCCGCTGCGTCCGCCCGCCGATCCTGTTCGGCGATGTGGTCCGGCAGAAACCGATGACCGTCGAGTGGATCACCTACGCGCAGTCGCTGACCGGGAAACCCGTCAAGGGGATGCTCACCGGGCCGGTGACGATCCTGGCGTGGTCGTTCGTCCGCGACGACCAACCGCTGGCCGACACCGCCAACCAGGTCGCGCTGGCGATCCGCGATGAGACCGTGGACCTGCAGCACGCGGGCATCGCGATCATCCAGGTCGACGAGCCGGCGCTGCGGGAGCTGCTTCCGTTGCGCCGCAAGGACAAAGACGACTACCTCAACTGGGCGGTCGGCGCGTTCCGGCTCTCGACGTCCGGGGTCAACGACGCCACCCAGATCCACACCCACCTGTGCTATTCGGAATTCGGCGAGGTGATCGGCGCGATCGCCGACCTGGACGCCGACGTGACGTCGGTGGAGGCCGCCCGGTCCCACATGGAGATCGTCGGCGACCTCAACGGCGCCGGCTTCTCCAACAGCATCGGCCCCGGCGTCTACGACATCCACTCACCGCGCGTGCCGGGCACCGCGGAGATCGCCGCGGCGCTGCGGCTGGCGCTGGCCGCCGTGGGACCCGAACGGCTGTGGGTGAATCCGGACTGCGGGCTCAAGACGCGCCACCAGGAGGAGGTCGTGGCCTCGCTGCGCAACATGGTGGATGCCGCCAAGCAGGTCCGCGCCGCGCAGTCCTGA
- the rpsB gene encoding 30S ribosomal protein S2, whose product MAVVTMRQLLDSGAHFGHQTRRWNPKMKRFIFTDRNGIYIIDLQQTLTYIDKAYEFVKETVAHGGSIMFVGTKKQAQESIAEEATRVGMPYVNQRWLGGMLTNFSTVHKRLQRMKELEAMEQTGGFEGRTKKEILMLTREKNKLERSLGGIRDMQKVPSAVWVVDTNKEHIAVGEARKLNIPVIAILDTNCDPDLVDYPIPGNDDAIRSAALLTKVIASAVAEGLQARAGAGAADDKPQAAAEPLPEWEQELLATATAGAAEGTAAAPTEGTAATATVTATVTEPTTDAS is encoded by the coding sequence ATGGCCGTCGTAACCATGAGGCAGCTGCTCGACAGCGGCGCTCATTTCGGGCATCAGACCCGTCGCTGGAACCCCAAGATGAAGCGGTTCATCTTCACCGACCGCAACGGCATCTACATCATCGACCTGCAGCAGACGCTGACCTACATCGACAAGGCGTACGAGTTCGTCAAGGAAACCGTCGCCCACGGTGGGTCGATCATGTTCGTCGGCACCAAGAAGCAGGCCCAGGAATCCATCGCCGAAGAGGCGACCCGCGTCGGCATGCCCTATGTGAACCAGCGCTGGCTGGGCGGCATGCTCACCAACTTCTCCACGGTGCACAAGCGCCTGCAGCGGATGAAGGAACTCGAGGCCATGGAGCAGACCGGTGGCTTCGAGGGTCGCACCAAGAAGGAAATCCTGATGCTGACCCGCGAGAAGAACAAGCTCGAGCGCAGCCTCGGCGGCATCCGGGACATGCAGAAGGTGCCTTCGGCCGTCTGGGTCGTCGACACCAACAAGGAACACATCGCCGTCGGCGAGGCGCGCAAGTTGAACATCCCGGTCATCGCGATCCTGGACACCAACTGCGATCCCGACCTGGTCGACTACCCGATCCCGGGTAACGACGACGCCATCCGCTCGGCCGCGCTGCTGACCAAGGTCATCGCGTCGGCCGTCGCCGAGGGGCTGCAGGCGCGCGCCGGTGCCGGCGCCGCCGATGACAAGCCGCAGGCCGCCGCAGAGCCGCTGCCCGAGTGGGAGCAGGAACTGCTGGCCACCGCCACGGCCGGGGCTGCCGAGGGCACGGCCGCCGCGCCCACCGAGGGCACCGCCGCGACGGCCACCGTCACCGCGACGGTCACCGAACCCACCACTGACGCTTCGTAA
- a CDS encoding amidase, whose product MAHMQVFGDDALGELDAVAVAEAIEAGTISRSEAIEAAIDRTARVDPALNALAGESFDRARARANRPYGGFFDGVPSAIKDNSDVAGLPTMKGSDAWRPFPVAADGDFTRLFFATGLNIVGKTQMSEFGFSASAEHPRLGPVRNPWHPQHTAGASSSGSAVLVATGAVPIAHANDGGGSIRIPAACTGLVGLKPSRGRLPLEAEHAEMPIKIVANGVLTRSVRDTAAFYREAERAWRNRRLPAIGDVTGPAHQRLRIAVVTRSIRRDSAPEVREATLKAAALLETLGHHVEPLEELPVRPSFVDDFVLYWALLSMALVRGGRKRFGASFDRTRLDNLSLGLDRHAARNLHRIPTAIARLATTRRSLAAVHRRFDVVLTPTLAHETPPIGALDPMADYEQVIDRLIDWVAFTPLHNITGDPAISLPLAQSSTGLPIGMMFSAPLGQDARLLELAFELEAAAPFARIQDS is encoded by the coding sequence ATGGCACACATGCAGGTCTTCGGCGACGACGCGCTGGGCGAACTGGACGCGGTGGCGGTGGCCGAGGCGATCGAGGCGGGCACGATCTCGCGGAGCGAGGCCATCGAGGCCGCGATCGACCGGACCGCCCGGGTGGATCCGGCATTGAACGCGTTGGCGGGCGAGTCCTTCGACCGCGCCCGGGCCCGCGCGAACCGCCCCTACGGCGGGTTCTTCGACGGGGTGCCGTCCGCGATCAAGGACAACTCGGATGTGGCGGGCCTGCCCACCATGAAGGGCAGCGACGCGTGGCGCCCGTTTCCGGTGGCCGCCGACGGCGACTTCACCCGGCTGTTCTTCGCGACCGGCCTCAACATCGTGGGCAAGACCCAGATGTCGGAGTTCGGCTTCAGCGCCAGCGCCGAACACCCGCGGCTGGGCCCGGTCCGCAATCCGTGGCATCCGCAGCACACCGCCGGAGCGTCCTCGTCGGGGTCGGCGGTGTTGGTGGCGACCGGTGCGGTGCCGATCGCGCACGCCAACGACGGGGGCGGCTCCATCCGAATCCCGGCCGCCTGCACCGGACTGGTCGGACTCAAGCCGTCCCGCGGCCGGCTGCCGTTGGAGGCCGAGCACGCCGAGATGCCGATCAAGATCGTCGCCAACGGTGTGCTGACGCGCTCGGTGCGCGACACCGCCGCGTTCTATCGGGAGGCTGAACGCGCCTGGCGTAACCGGAGACTGCCCGCGATCGGCGATGTCACCGGACCCGCCCATCAGCGGTTGCGCATCGCGGTGGTGACCCGGTCGATTCGCCGCGACAGCGCACCGGAGGTCCGCGAGGCGACGCTCAAGGCTGCGGCCCTGCTGGAGACCCTCGGACACCATGTCGAGCCGCTCGAAGAGCTACCGGTGCGGCCATCCTTCGTCGACGACTTCGTGCTGTACTGGGCGCTGCTGTCGATGGCGTTGGTGCGCGGTGGCCGCAAGAGGTTCGGGGCGAGCTTCGACCGAACCCGGTTGGACAACCTGTCGCTGGGCCTGGACCGGCATGCGGCCCGCAATCTGCATCGCATACCGACCGCGATCGCCCGGCTGGCCACCACGCGACGCAGCCTTGCCGCGGTGCACCGGCGCTTCGATGTGGTGCTCACCCCGACCCTGGCCCATGAGACCCCGCCGATCGGGGCGCTGGACCCGATGGCGGACTACGAGCAGGTCATCGACCGGCTCATCGACTGGGTCGCGTTCACCCCGTTGCACAACATCACCGGTGATCCGGCGATCTCGCTGCCGCTGGCCCAGTCCAGCACGGGGCTGCCGATCGGAATGATGTTCAGCGCGCCGCTGGGGCAGGATGCCAGACTGTTGGAGTTGGCGTTCGAACTCGAGGCCGCGGCCCCGTTCGCGCGGATTCAGGACAGCTGA
- a CDS encoding M23 family metallopeptidase: MRWIAAALVLILLAAPARAQWPRLDWPLRPAPTVLRSFDAPTPNWQRGHRGVDLGARVEATVYAAGPARVVFAGMLADRPVVSLAHPGGLRTSYEPVRPAVRVGQLVDAASPIGTVQAGHPGCAAPACLHWGAMWGPAARADYVDPLGLLAQTRVRLKPLPG; this comes from the coding sequence ATGCGCTGGATTGCCGCGGCACTCGTCCTGATTCTGCTCGCCGCACCCGCGCGGGCCCAGTGGCCCCGGCTGGACTGGCCGCTGCGGCCGGCGCCCACCGTGCTGCGCAGCTTCGACGCGCCGACACCGAATTGGCAGCGCGGACACCGCGGTGTCGACCTTGGCGCTCGCGTCGAGGCGACGGTCTACGCCGCCGGGCCCGCGCGAGTGGTGTTCGCCGGGATGCTGGCCGACCGTCCGGTGGTGTCGCTGGCCCATCCCGGCGGACTGCGCACCAGCTACGAACCGGTGCGTCCGGCGGTGCGCGTCGGACAGCTCGTCGACGCGGCGAGCCCGATCGGAACAGTGCAGGCCGGGCACCCCGGCTGCGCGGCGCCGGCCTGCCTGCACTGGGGCGCCATGTGGGGTCCGGCCGCCCGGGCCGACTACGTCGATCCGCTGGGTTTGCTGGCCCAGACGCGGGTTCGGCTCAAGCCACTACCCGGTTGA
- the tsf gene encoding translation elongation factor Ts, which produces MANYTAADVKRLRELTGAGMLDCKNALAESDGDFDKAVEILRIKGAKDVGKRAERATAEGLVAAKDGALIELNSETDFVAKNAEFQELAGQILDAAVAAKAGDVDTLKAAKLGGGTVEQAVADLSAKIGEKLELRRAAYFDGTVATYLHKRAADLPPAVGVLVEYTGSDQQAAHAAALQIAALKAKYLTREDVPEDVVANERRIAEETAKAEGKPEQALPKIVEGRVNGFYKDVVLLEQASVSDSKKTVKALLDEAGVTITRFVRFEVGQA; this is translated from the coding sequence ATGGCTAACTACACCGCTGCCGATGTCAAAAGACTTCGGGAGCTGACCGGCGCTGGAATGCTCGACTGCAAGAACGCGCTGGCTGAGAGCGACGGCGATTTCGACAAGGCCGTCGAGATCCTGCGCATCAAGGGCGCCAAGGACGTCGGCAAGCGCGCTGAGCGCGCCACTGCCGAGGGTCTGGTGGCGGCCAAGGACGGCGCGCTCATCGAGCTGAACTCCGAGACCGACTTCGTCGCCAAGAACGCCGAATTCCAGGAACTGGCCGGCCAGATCCTCGATGCCGCCGTGGCGGCCAAGGCGGGCGACGTCGACACGTTGAAGGCAGCCAAGCTCGGCGGGGGCACCGTCGAGCAGGCCGTCGCCGACCTGTCCGCCAAGATCGGTGAGAAGCTCGAACTGCGCCGCGCCGCGTACTTCGACGGCACGGTCGCGACCTACCTGCACAAGCGGGCGGCTGACCTGCCGCCGGCGGTCGGCGTGCTGGTGGAGTACACCGGTTCCGATCAGCAGGCCGCGCACGCCGCAGCGCTGCAGATCGCCGCGCTGAAGGCCAAGTACCTCACCCGTGAGGACGTGCCCGAGGACGTCGTGGCCAACGAACGGCGTATCGCCGAGGAGACCGCGAAGGCCGAGGGCAAGCCCGAGCAGGCGCTGCCCAAGATCGTCGAGGGTCGCGTCAACGGCTTCTACAAGGATGTCGTGCTGCTCGAGCAGGCGTCGGTGTCCGACAGCAAGAAGACCGTGAAGGCCCTGCTCGACGAGGCCGGCGTGACCATCACCCGGTTCGTCCGGTTCGAGGTCGGCCAAGCCTGA
- a CDS encoding TetR/AcrR family transcriptional regulator, translated as MMNSVSRRGRRPGNPDTRRQILDAARRRFLEDGYQTATMRSIAMDAGVDLALVSYYFGSKKGLLGATLALATNPTVILGRAAEGDPALFPQRALRSLLHLWEDPDSGAPLRVLVAGAAHDVVVANLLKEMVEVELIDLIAARIGGANARKRAAMFCAQIAGLIVTRYILRLEPLASMSSDELIQLYSPPLRLALGT; from the coding sequence ATGATGAATTCTGTTTCGCGCCGGGGACGCAGGCCTGGAAACCCGGACACGCGCAGGCAGATTCTCGATGCCGCCCGACGCCGCTTCCTCGAGGACGGGTATCAGACGGCCACCATGCGATCGATAGCGATGGATGCCGGCGTTGACCTTGCCCTGGTCAGCTACTATTTCGGCTCCAAGAAGGGATTGTTGGGCGCTACCCTGGCCCTGGCCACCAATCCGACCGTCATCCTCGGTCGTGCCGCAGAGGGGGATCCCGCCCTGTTTCCCCAGCGTGCGCTGCGCTCCTTACTGCACCTTTGGGAAGATCCCGACAGTGGTGCACCGCTGCGCGTATTGGTGGCCGGCGCAGCCCACGACGTGGTGGTGGCCAACCTCCTCAAGGAGATGGTCGAAGTCGAACTGATCGACCTGATCGCAGCGCGCATCGGCGGGGCGAACGCCCGTAAGCGCGCCGCGATGTTCTGTGCTCAGATCGCCGGCCTGATCGTGACCCGCTACATCCTGCGCCTCGAACCGCTTGCCTCGATGAGCTCTGATGAATTAATCCAGCTGTACAGCCCGCCGCTGCGACTGGCACTCGGAACGTGA
- a CDS encoding MmpS family transport accessory protein, with amino-acid sequence MSDISAASLLRRGWMLLVVVVVAAVSGFSVYRLQGVFGTHSDASPANVTSNDIVPFHPKHVILEVFGPPGTVATINYLDADTAPREVRETTLPWAHTITTTQPAVLANLVAQGDRDVIGCRITVNGVVKDERTVNKVNAYTFCLDKSA; translated from the coding sequence ATGAGCGATATTTCGGCAGCGAGCCTACTCAGACGAGGCTGGATGCTGCTGGTGGTCGTGGTGGTCGCGGCGGTCTCGGGATTCAGTGTGTATCGACTTCAGGGAGTCTTCGGAACGCACAGCGACGCCTCGCCCGCCAACGTCACCTCGAATGACATCGTCCCTTTCCACCCAAAACACGTGATCCTCGAGGTTTTCGGACCTCCGGGCACGGTCGCGACAATCAACTACCTCGACGCCGATACCGCACCGCGCGAGGTCCGCGAGACGACTCTGCCGTGGGCCCACACGATCACGACCACACAGCCGGCGGTCTTGGCAAACCTGGTGGCGCAGGGCGACCGCGACGTGATCGGCTGCCGCATCACCGTCAACGGCGTTGTCAAAGACGAGAGGACCGTCAACAAGGTGAACGCCTATACCTTCTGCCTGGATAAGTCCGCATGA